The Arthrobacter burdickii genome window below encodes:
- a CDS encoding 5-oxoprolinase subunit B family protein, with the protein MSQVSQQLDAARYTWGGDEFLFVEIAESMSLAANFKANAMATRLSARAVDGVVDICPANASLLLRFDPDVVPPDRLESLVREVEEEVAQLSEQTLETRIIEIPVWYDDPYTRETGARFRKGHQRPDGTDLDFAAEENGLSSPQEFIRKHHESPWLVSMVGFVAGLPFMFQIVPQEEQLEVPKYLSPRTDTPPLTVGHGGCFACIYSVRGAGGYQMFGIAAAPIFDPAQKLDDFSDFMIFFRPGDIVKFRPVGEDEYRTIQAEVDAGTFTYRQAPVTFDLQKALADPTAHNRDILEKLHGL; encoded by the coding sequence ATGAGCCAGGTATCCCAGCAGCTGGACGCCGCGCGCTACACGTGGGGCGGCGACGAGTTCCTCTTCGTCGAGATCGCCGAGAGCATGAGCCTCGCCGCCAACTTCAAGGCGAATGCCATGGCGACACGGCTGTCGGCGCGGGCCGTCGACGGCGTCGTGGACATCTGCCCGGCGAACGCCTCCCTCCTGCTGCGCTTCGATCCCGACGTCGTCCCGCCGGACCGGCTGGAATCGCTCGTGCGGGAGGTGGAGGAGGAGGTCGCCCAGCTCAGCGAGCAGACGCTGGAGACCCGCATCATCGAAATCCCCGTCTGGTACGACGACCCGTACACGCGCGAGACCGGCGCCCGCTTCCGCAAGGGCCACCAGCGGCCGGACGGCACCGACCTGGACTTCGCGGCCGAGGAGAACGGCCTCTCCTCCCCGCAGGAGTTCATCCGCAAGCACCACGAGTCCCCATGGCTGGTGTCCATGGTGGGATTCGTCGCGGGACTTCCCTTCATGTTCCAGATCGTTCCGCAGGAGGAGCAGCTCGAGGTCCCGAAGTACCTGAGCCCGCGCACGGACACCCCGCCGCTGACCGTCGGCCACGGAGGCTGCTTCGCCTGCATCTACTCGGTCCGGGGCGCCGGCGGTTACCAGATGTTCGGTATCGCGGCGGCACCCATCTTCGACCCGGCGCAGAAACTCGACGATTTCTCGGACTTCATGATCTTCTTCCGGCCCGGCGACATCGTGAAGTTTCGACCCGTCGGCGAGGACGAATACCGCACCATCCAGGCCGAGGTCGACGCCGGGACCTTCACCTACCGCCAGGCCCCGGTGACCTTCGACCTGCAGAAGGCCCTGGCCGACCCCACCGCCCACAACCGGGACATTCTGGAGAAGCTCCATGGCCTTTGA